One segment of Clostridium botulinum DNA contains the following:
- a CDS encoding ABC transporter ATP-binding protein, which translates to MALLEVKNLKKIYTTRFGGNKVEALSDISFSVEENEYVAIMGESGSGKTTLLNILASLDKPTNGEVLLEGNNIVNIKEKEISAFRRNHLGFVFQDFNLLDTFSLKDNIFLPLVLSGKDYKEMNDRLKPIVSKLGIKDILEKYPYEVSGGQKQRAAVARALITHPKLVLADEPTGALDSKSSTELLNLFSDINSAGQTIVMVTHSTKAASHASRVLFIKDGKLFHQIYRGAMNNDDMYQKISDSLTVLTTGGAEIE; encoded by the coding sequence ATGGCATTATTAGAAGTTAAGAATTTAAAGAAAATATATACTACAAGATTTGGGGGAAATAAAGTAGAAGCTTTATCTGATATTTCATTTTCAGTTGAAGAAAATGAATATGTAGCTATTATGGGAGAATCAGGTTCAGGAAAGACTACACTACTTAATATATTAGCATCATTAGATAAACCAACTAATGGTGAAGTATTATTAGAAGGAAATAATATTGTGAATATAAAGGAAAAAGAAATTTCTGCTTTTCGTAGAAATCATTTAGGATTTGTATTTCAAGATTTTAATTTACTTGATACATTCTCATTAAAGGATAATATATTTTTACCACTAGTATTATCAGGTAAAGATTATAAAGAAATGAATGATAGATTAAAACCTATTGTAAGCAAATTAGGTATTAAGGATATATTAGAAAAATATCCTTATGAAGTTTCTGGTGGACAAAAACAAAGAGCCGCAGTAGCAAGAGCTCTTATCACTCATCCTAAATTAGTATTAGCAGATGAACCAACAGGTGCATTAGATTCAAAATCATCTACAGAGCTTTTAAATTTATTTTCAGATATAAATAGTGCAGGTCAAACTATTGTGATGGTTACTCATAGTACTAAAGCTGCTAGTCATGCAAGTCGTGTATTATTTATAAAAGATGGGAAACTGTTTCATCAAATTTATAGGGGAGCTATGAATAATGATGATATGTATCAAAAGATTTCAGATAGTCTTACTGTCTTAACAACAGGAGGTGCTGAGATTGAGTAA
- a CDS encoding sensor histidine kinase codes for MKKESKLFMIHLYTKEKIKIIILFFIFELIFFIVYLLYHVSLEPVLYASLLTCILGFLFSIYDFHKFYNKHIYLKDILNGVGEKLDNLPKNKSLIEKDYHNIINALHKNTLELDHKVNSNYSEMIDYYTMWVHQIKTPISALHMILQSIDCNEYKKIMNQELFKIEEYVEMVLNYLRLESMSADLRLEEYCLNDIVHDVLKKYAVIFINKKILLDLEKLDCKIITDEKWITFVLEQILSNALKYTNNGKIYIYMDKKREDTLIIKDTGIGIKKEDVFRVFERGFTGYNGRMNKKSTGIGLYLCKEILNNLSNKIFITSEVGKGTEVAIDFSRKNIEIH; via the coding sequence ATGAAGAAAGAATCTAAATTATTTATGATACATTTATATACTAAAGAAAAAATAAAAATTATAATACTATTTTTCATATTTGAACTTATATTTTTTATTGTATATCTTTTATATCATGTATCATTAGAACCAGTTTTATATGCTAGCTTATTAACTTGTATATTGGGTTTTTTATTTAGTATATATGATTTTCATAAGTTTTATAATAAACATATATATTTAAAAGATATTCTAAATGGTGTAGGAGAAAAGTTAGATAATTTACCTAAAAATAAAAGTTTAATAGAAAAGGATTATCATAATATTATTAATGCTTTACATAAAAATACATTAGAATTAGATCATAAAGTTAACAGTAATTATAGTGAAATGATAGACTATTATACAATGTGGGTACATCAAATAAAAACACCAATTTCCGCATTACATATGATTTTGCAATCTATTGATTGTAATGAATATAAAAAAATTATGAATCAAGAATTATTTAAAATAGAAGAATATGTTGAAATGGTACTTAATTATCTTAGATTAGAAAGTATGTCAGCTGATTTACGTTTAGAAGAGTATTGCCTTAATGATATTGTTCATGATGTGTTAAAAAAATATGCAGTTATATTTATAAATAAAAAGATCTTATTAGATTTAGAAAAATTGGATTGTAAAATTATAACAGATGAAAAATGGATTACTTTTGTATTAGAACAAATTTTATCTAATGCATTAAAGTACACTAATAATGGGAAGATATATATTTATATGGACAAGAAAAGAGAAGATACTTTAATAATTAAAGATACTGGTATAGGAATAAAAAAGGAAGATGTATTTAGAGTATTTGAAAGAGGATTTACAGGATATAATGGTAGAATGAATAAGAAATCAACGGGGATAGGGTTATATTTATGTAAAGAGATTTTAAATAATCTTTCTAATAAAATATTTATTACCTCTGAAGTAGGAAAAGGAACAGAAGTTGCCATTGATTTTTCAAGAAAAAATATAGAAATACATTAA
- a CDS encoding response regulator transcription factor: MYKILIVEDDLTISSILKNHLCKWGYEAEFVSDFNNVVSSFIEYDPQLVVLDITLPFYNGFHWCTEIRKISKVPIIFASSASDNMNLIMAINMGADDFIAKPFDLNVIVAKVQALIRRTYSFQGQINILESNGAVLNLGDTTITYNDKKLELSKNEFKILQILLENKNKAVSRDDIMTHLWNSDSFIDDNTLTVNVTRLRRKLEDINLKDFIKTKKGMGYIVGD; this comes from the coding sequence ATGTATAAGATATTAATTGTAGAGGATGATTTAACAATATCAAGTATTTTAAAAAATCATTTATGCAAATGGGGATATGAGGCGGAATTTGTTTCTGACTTTAATAATGTAGTAAGTTCATTTATTGAATATGATCCACAGTTAGTAGTATTAGATATTACATTACCATTTTATAATGGGTTTCACTGGTGTACAGAAATTAGAAAGATATCTAAAGTACCAATTATTTTTGCATCATCAGCAAGTGATAATATGAATTTAATTATGGCTATAAATATGGGGGCTGATGATTTTATAGCTAAGCCTTTCGATTTAAATGTTATAGTTGCAAAAGTACAAGCTTTGATTAGAAGAACATATTCATTTCAGGGGCAAATAAATATTTTAGAAAGTAATGGTGCTGTTCTTAATTTAGGGGATACAACTATAACTTATAACGATAAAAAATTAGAACTAAGTAAAAATGAATTTAAAATATTACAAATACTTTTAGAAAATAAAAATAAAGCAGTATCTCGTGATGATATTATGACACATCTTTGGAATAGTGATAGCTTTATTGATGATAATACATTAACTGTTAATGTTACTAGACTTAGGAGGAAGTTAGAAGATATAAATCTTAAAGATTTCATCAAGACTAAAAAAGGCATGGGATATATTGTGGGAGATTAA
- a CDS encoding MarR family winged helix-turn-helix transcriptional regulator, with product MKSNLNIIDLISEKHIVLRREVEDRWEAIEDEEISHTEALFLAKIEMGKISIAEVARQANISRQAMYKCAKKLETRGYLKFVIDEGNNKYTNLTEKGEEYCRRSKELKASIEREISDVLGEENIRMLKELLNKRWIK from the coding sequence ATGAAGAGTAATTTAAATATAATAGATTTAATAAGTGAAAAACATATTGTACTCAGACGTGAAGTGGAAGATAGATGGGAAGCTATAGAAGATGAAGAGATTTCTCATACTGAAGCACTTTTTTTAGCTAAAATTGAAATGGGTAAGATATCAATTGCTGAAGTTGCTAGGCAAGCTAATATATCTCGTCAAGCTATGTATAAATGTGCTAAAAAATTAGAGACAAGAGGATACTTAAAATTTGTAATAGATGAAGGTAACAATAAATATACTAATTTAACAGAAAAAGGTGAAGAATATTGTAGAAGAAGCAAAGAATTAAAGGCGAGTATAGAAAGAGAAATTTCTGATGTTTTAGGTGAGGAAAATATAAGAATGCTTAAAGAATTATTAAATAAGAGATGGATAAAATAA
- a CDS encoding DUF2798 domain-containing protein: MGQTKLQKFIFTLMMCFGMVLGMTIYNMLLNEGFHSQFFNNLLKDFWLGFIVALLLDVFIVGKIAKPIALKIVKPNNETKPIKIILTISLCMVIGMVLFMSMYGAITAVGFNSGALKIYPLCIIRNFIMALPLNMLIVSPVVRLSFNKVFSN, from the coding sequence ATGGGACAAACAAAATTACAAAAATTTATTTTTACTTTAATGATGTGCTTCGGTATGGTTTTAGGTATGACCATTTATAATATGCTATTAAATGAAGGCTTTCATAGTCAATTCTTTAATAATCTTTTAAAAGATTTTTGGCTTGGATTTATTGTTGCACTTTTATTAGATGTGTTTATTGTTGGTAAAATTGCAAAACCAATTGCACTAAAAATTGTAAAACCTAACAATGAAACTAAACCAATTAAAATTATATTAACTATCTCATTATGTATGGTAATAGGTATGGTGCTTTTTATGTCTATGTATGGTGCTATAACAGCTGTTGGCTTTAATAGTGGAGCATTAAAAATTTATCCATTATGTATTATTAGAAACTTTATTATGGCATTACCTCTTAATATGCTTATTGTATCTCCAGTTGTAAGATTATCATTTAATAAAGTATTTTCTAATTAA
- the rbr gene encoding rubrerythrin, translating into MKNFNESQTKENLMRAFAGESQARNRYNIAASVAKKEGYTILQDLFNYTANQEKAHAKEFMKRLKEFSGEEITITASYPAEMETSTLVLLKAAEKHEAAEHDEIYSGFAKVAREEGFNEIATLFDKIASIEKIHSNRFKKYADELENGSLFKKVNNDQWMCTNCGYIYEGIEAPEACPVCAHPKGYFIPFENSPFE; encoded by the coding sequence ATGAAAAATTTTAATGAAAGTCAAACTAAAGAAAATTTAATGAGAGCATTTGCGGGAGAAAGTCAGGCAAGAAATAGATATAATATTGCTGCATCAGTGGCTAAAAAAGAAGGATACACTATTTTACAAGATTTATTTAATTATACAGCAAATCAAGAAAAGGCTCATGCAAAAGAATTTATGAAGAGATTAAAAGAATTTTCAGGAGAGGAAATTACAATAACAGCAAGTTATCCAGCAGAGATGGAAACAAGTACATTAGTTCTCTTAAAAGCCGCAGAAAAGCACGAAGCAGCTGAACATGATGAAATTTATAGTGGTTTCGCAAAGGTTGCAAGAGAAGAAGGCTTTAATGAAATTGCAACATTATTTGATAAAATAGCTTCAATTGAGAAGATACATTCAAATAGATTTAAAAAATATGCTGATGAATTAGAAAATGGTAGTTTATTTAAAAAAGTTAATAATGATCAATGGATGTGTACTAATTGTGGATATATTTATGAGGGAATAGAAGCTCCAGAGGCATGTCCTGTTTGTGCTCATCCTAAAGGATACTTTATCCCATTTGAAAATTCACCTTTTGAATAA
- a CDS encoding patatin-like phospholipase family protein has product MNNDNKKFDAVFEGGGVKGVAFVGAIAKLEEEGYSIERCAGTSAGAIISALLAVGYTSSEVKEIMLNTDYNNFLDKNISILSTGNILEKASHMYNLFTDKGFYTGDYFEKWIDKLLKAKSKTKFKDVCVNGKSRLKIIAADITNSTMLILPDDLKKYGIDPMEFEISKAVRMSMSIPFFFKPVELNTDKGTNFIVDGGILSNYPIWIFDSESKPEYPTFGFNLDENELSYTAQGKTNFLYYSYDVLSTCIFSHNSEDNYIRDKDLVRTIDIPTLGVSTTDFDLSKEKSLALYKSGYDSTSNFLKEWDFGKYVKNYRLAA; this is encoded by the coding sequence ATGAATAATGATAACAAAAAATTTGATGCAGTATTTGAAGGTGGCGGCGTAAAGGGTGTAGCTTTTGTTGGAGCTATAGCTAAGCTTGAAGAAGAAGGATATTCAATAGAACGATGTGCAGGAACATCAGCAGGGGCTATAATATCAGCACTTTTAGCAGTAGGATATACTTCTAGTGAAGTAAAAGAAATTATGCTTAATACAGATTACAACAATTTCTTAGATAAAAATATATCTATATTAAGTACTGGAAATATATTGGAAAAAGCATCTCATATGTATAATCTGTTTACAGATAAAGGTTTTTATACTGGAGATTATTTTGAAAAATGGATAGACAAGCTTCTTAAAGCAAAATCAAAAACTAAATTTAAGGATGTATGTGTAAATGGTAAGTCAAGATTAAAAATAATCGCTGCTGACATAACTAATAGTACTATGCTAATTTTACCTGATGATCTTAAAAAATATGGAATAGATCCTATGGAATTTGAAATATCAAAAGCTGTAAGAATGAGTATGAGTATTCCATTTTTCTTTAAGCCAGTAGAGTTAAATACTGACAAAGGTACTAACTTTATAGTTGATGGTGGAATTTTATCTAATTATCCTATATGGATATTTGATTCAGAAAGTAAACCAGAATACCCTACATTTGGATTTAATCTTGATGAAAATGAGTTAAGTTATACAGCACAAGGTAAGACTAATTTCTTATATTACTCATATGACGTATTAAGCACTTGTATTTTTAGTCATAATAGTGAAGATAATTATATTAGAGATAAGGATTTAGTTAGAACAATAGATATACCAACGCTTGGAGTAAGTACAACAGATTTTGACTTATCAAAAGAAAAAAGTTTAGCATTATATAAGTCTGGATATGATAGTACTTCAAATTTCTTAAAAGAATGGGATTTTGGAAAGTATGTAAAGAATTATAGACTTGCAGCATAA